The Geobacter metallireducens GS-15 region AATGCAGCAGATCCATAGCCTGGGAATACAGTTCCCCATCGTAAAGCGGACCAATCTGGGCGATATCCCAGCCGGGTACCTTTCTTAACGCCTGGAATAGAAACTCACCAAGCCTTTGCTTGCTCTCTGATCTGTCAATTATCAAAGATCTCAGGGGCGAATAGGCATTGCCTATGCTCTCCAGTTTCCTTACCGGTATTCTCTTGATTCTCTCTACTTTGCCGAGGAAAGGCGCAATGGCGACCAGTCTGTCACCTTTATAAACGGTTACAATGCACAGTCTGCTACCTTTGAGGAAATAGTTCAGCCACAGGCCATACCACCCATGACTCAAGAAAAAATATTCGTCGTGGTACTGTGAAGCCAGCGCATCCCATTCTTGTTGGATCCTGCTGAATCCGCTTAAATTGTCGATGATAACTACAGAATATTCTGCTGACACGTCAGTCCTATTTATGAGCGTTTGTGGAATCGGTATTTTTCTTCACCAGTGGCAGAATCTTCTTCATAAGAATAGAGGCTGTGCATCCAAGCACTGATTTATTGTAAGCTTCTATGCCGATTCTGTTTCTGAGCGACGGGGTCCATTCTTCCTTGTACGGTTCATCCCCCCTCAGGTAATCCACATACGCGACCCGCTCGTTGTCGATTGCATGCTGAAACATCATAGAGGTCAGAATCTTGCCAGGGCTGTGCTTCTTGTACTCCTCATCATAGAGAACGTCATAAATATAGGCTCTGCCATTCGCAACGATCCACTTCTGGACAGCAATAGGAGTCCCGTCATAGGAAAGAATCCCAAGCCTGAGCCACCCCTTGCCCGCTGCTACATGCATGAGTTCACGGTTGAATTCCCGATCCTTCTCGGCAGCTTTCCAACTCTTTGCCCGAACGGCGTCGTACACATCGAGGCACTGATCAAGCGAAGCAGCGTCCGTTATGATCTGAAAAACAAGGGAGCCGTTCTTTTCCAGACGGCGACGGCAGTAATTGATATCCTTGCGGGTGCTCTGGGGCAGCCTCTCGAAGAAGCCGTCAAAGGAGGCATCCGCCACATCGCAGTAGCGGTTGGCGCAACTGATGTAGGAGCGGAACGAGAGCCCCTGGCGCTCAATGAGAGTCTCAATGCTGTTGCCATCATTGGATCCGGCTACCGGTTCAAGCTCAAGAATATCCCAGTTTTTGAAGGTCGTGCGGAGGTACTCCAACACCAATGTGGTAACCTCTCGCTGCATATTTTCGTCTGCGTCCCCGAATACGATCCCTTTCAGGGGCGATCGGTTGCCGCCGATGGACGAGAGAATGCGGGCCGGGACAACCCCTTTGTAACGCTCAGAGCGGACCGTGAACGGAGCCACCGCCACCAGACTGCCGCCACTCCTCACCATGAGGATATGAAGCGCACGTGTCTCACCGTGGCGGAGGCAAAGATCGAACCACTCCCAGCAGAACCAGGGGGTGTAATAGCCGTTGATATCGGCAAGCTGATTCCACTCGTCTAGGATTGCCTGAAAAGCCTCCCGATCAGTTATGACGGCTATGTCAAAACAACCACGGTTCATCGACTCCCCATTTCCCCCATCAATCGGCAGGGACGCACGTCCTTCCCCTCAACCAAAAGCTCGCACGGCTCCCCATGCCCCAAAAAGAGCAGCGGACTCGCACTGTACCCATAGCTCCCCGAATTCAGGAACCCGACCAGATCCCCCACCTCCGGCACCTCCACCGTCACCCCCTTCCCCATCAGATCAAGGGGGGTGCAGAGGGGACCGACAAGGGTGCAGATTATCCGTTCCGCACCGGGCCGCGAAAGGTTGCGGACCAAGTAGTTCTTCCTAATGGTCATGCCGAGATTGCCCGATGCCGACAGGTGGTGGTTCATCCCCCCGTCGAGAACATAGAACTGCTCGCCCCGCGACAGCTTTTCACTCACCACCCGAGTTACGTAGATTCCGGCCTCGGCAACCAGGAACCGTCCCAGCTCCAGGAGGATGCGGGGTTTTGTCCCCGTGGCCTCGCGGTACCGGTCGAACTCGGCCCTGAAAAGGAGGGCCAGCTTGTCCAGATCGAGCCCCGGATGCTCTTCGTAGTAGGAGACCCCGAGCCCACCGCCGATGTTGATGACCCGGCACTCCATGCCGTAGTCGGTGGTAATCCGGGCCGCTATGGCCAGGGTGTTGGCGAGATTCTGTGCCAGGGCTTCCTCGTTCAGGCACTGGGTGCCGGCGTAGATGTGGATTCCCTTGAAGTCAAACGCATCGGCATTGGCCTTGATGAAGTCCAGGGCCGATGGCAGTTCTTCCTCGTCGATACCGAACTGGGAAGCCTTACCACCCATCTTCACCGCGAAGTCCCTAATGAGGAGCTGGGGGTTGACCCGCACCAAAATGTAAGCCCGATGCGAACCGGCCCGAACCAGATCGCGCAGGTCATTAAGCTCGCGCAGCGATTCGACGCTGATGCAGCCAACCCCGGCCTCCAGGGAGCGGCGCAGCTCGTCGCGGGTTTTGCCCGGACCGGCGAAGCTGATGCACCCCGCGTCATAGCCGGTCTCCAGGGCGCGCTCCAGCTCGCCGGCCGAGGCAATGTCGAGGCCGTCCACTTCGCCCCGCATGGCTGCCAGGAGTTCCCGGTTCGGGTTGGCCTTGACGGCGTAGAGGAGTTCGAGGCTGTCGCCGAAGGCCTTGCGGACGGCAGCGCACTTCTCCTTCACCTTGTCCAGGTCGTAGAGGTAGAAGGGGGTGCCATAGCGCGCGGCAAGCTCCTCGAAGCAGATATTCCGCAGGCAGGTTTTGCCGTTTTGTTCCGTCAGGATCATCAATTCTTCCCTGCCGCCAGCCACTCTTTCTTGATCCCCGAGCGGTCAATCTTGCCGTTGGCGGTTTTCCTGAACGCCTTCTCGAAGTGAATCTCCTGGGGGACCATGTAGGTGGGGAGCCGCTTGCGGCACTCCTTGAGCAGCTCCTTCTTGTGTTCCTCCTCGTGGTCAGTCTCCATGACCGCCACGATGATCTGGTCGCCCGACTCCACTTCCTTGCCGAAGACAACCACGTTGCTCACGCCAGGCAAGCCGATGAGCACCTCTTCAACCTCGGTGGGGCTCACCCGGTAGCCGGAGGTCTTGATCATCTCGTCGCGGCGGGAGACGTAGTAGAGGAAGCCGTCCTCGTCCTTCTTCACGATGTCGCCGGAGTAGACCACGGTCTCGTGCAGGTGGGGCTGATCGTGGAAACGGGGATTCTTCCGGAAGATCACCTTGGTCTTTTCCGGGTCGTTCCAGTAGCCGTGGGTGATGAGGGCGCCACGGTGGACCAGCTCCCCCTCTTCGCCCGGGGCACACTCTTCGCCCTTGGCGTTCACCACCAGGATCTCCACGTTGGGAATCCCCTTGCCAATGGAGTCGGGCCGGCGGTCAAGCTCCTCGGGGGGAAGGAAGGTGGAGCGGAATGCTTCGGTGAGCCCGTACATGAGGAAGAGCCGGGAGTTGGAGAAAAACTCGCGGATGCGGGAGACCATGATCCGGGGCACCTTGCCGCCGCTGTTGGTGAGGTAGCGCAGGTGGGGGAAGTCGGAGTTGTAGGTGAGCTTGATCTTGTCGTTGAAGAGCTTGGCCCAGATAGGGGGCATGCCGGCAAAGCCGGTGATCTCTTCCTTGACGAGGAGGTCCAGGAGATCCTTGACCATGACGAACTGGTGCAGCACCAGGGTCGCGCCGTGGAGGACGGCGGTGGTGGCCTGGTTGAGGCCGTAGTCGAAGTTGAAGGGAAGGACGCTGATAATCCGGTCCTTCTCGGTGATCTCCAGGTAGGTGCTGACGATCTCGGCCCCGTCCACCACGGTGCTGTGGGGCACCACCACCCCCTTGGGCATGCCGGTGGAACCGGAGGTGTAGATGAGGCAGGCGATGTCCGGGGAGAAGCCGGGAACGGGGGTGTAATCAGCCGGGAGCGTTGCCTTGAGCTTGGGCCAGCAGGGGTGCCCTTCCCGGTCGTGCTCCGGCTCGTCCACATGGATGAGCTTTCCGGGCGCGGCCAGGTGGTTCTTGCGGAACAGCTCGCTGGTGGTGATCATGAGCTGGATCTGGCAATCGTTGACGATGTATTCGATCTGCTCTTTCTTGAGGATGGGGTTGATGAAGACAAAGACCGCCCCGGCCAGGGTGGCGCCGAACATGGCGGTGAGCTGCTCGATGGACTTGTCGAGGTAGATGCCGACCCGCTCGCCCCGCTTGATGCCGAGCCCGCGGATAAGCCCCTTCATCTTGAGCGCTTCCTCGTGCAGTTGGGCATAGGTGATGGTCCGGTCGTGGTGCTTGACAGCAACCTTATCGGGCAACCGCGCGGCGGTGTCTTCCAGCAGATGGCCTAGCAGATACGGTCTCAGACTCATGCTTCCCCCCTCTTGGATGTGATCAGGCTCGAAATGGCCGTTACGGTGCCAAGCTTTTCGACGGTCATGTCATCAACGTCGAATTCGACGTCAAAGGTCTGCTGAATGAAGGTGATGAGCTCCATGACCCCCATGGAGTCGATGATCCCCTGTTCGATGAGGGGGGTGCCCGGAGTCACGTCGGCATCGAGGGTGTCTTTGAAATAGGTGATGAGTTGGGTTTCGATGGTCATGCTCAGTACCTCTGGTTTTGGAATGACTACTTTTGTCTATCAACCCTCTCCCCCAGGGAGAGGGTGCCCGAAGGGCGGGTGAGGGAAACTCTGGCCACCGTGCCCCCTCACCCCTACCCCTCTCCCTCAGGGAGAGGGGAAACTTTCTAAAACATATCAAAATCACCGCAATGGACCACCCACCCTTTATCGGGCAGGTTGTCCGTGAATGCGTGGGTAAGAAAATCGATATCCCACCGCTTGAGAAACACCATCTTCCGCAGAAGTGGCTCATACCAGGCGTCGGGCGTGGCATAGATCACGAGCCGCTGAATCCCCTGCTCGCTGGCCAACCGCGCGAGGTGCGATATGGCCTTGCGGAAAAGTTCCGGGTCGTCCCCCTCCACAATGATGTCGAGGATCTTCCGCTCGCTGCCGGTATCGTACGTGACGCAGTAGCCGCAAACCCGGTCGCCTGCCATGATCTGATAGCCGGTGGTCTGGTAGTGGAGGTTACCGAGGAACTTCCAGTTGAGGAACGCGGCGGTCTTATGGAAGTAGGCGTGCTTCGACGCGCGGCGATACCGTTCGAGCACCGGGTCGAGCTGCTCGGGGGAGAAACGGGACACCAGGTTAAGACTCAGGTCGGCATGGCGTCTGCCGGGTTTGACAAAAGAAAGCACGCTTTCGGCATTGAGCCCCGAGGCATTGGTGATCTTCTTGTACACCCCCACCTTGGCGGTGATCTTCCAGTTGAAGTACTTCAGGTAATACTTCTTGGACTCCTCGTTGGCATAGGCAAAGAGGAGATCGACTTTTTGCTCAAGCTCATCGGTGGTGAGACGGCAGAGCTTGCCGAACACTCCGTGAAAGAGCCGGTAATCGGGGTCCACCAGGGTATTGACCCCCATGGCACTGCGGTAGAGGGTACCTGCACATGCCACATCCTGGGGGATGTAGTTCTCCTGCCCCACGAGGCGTTCGCCGTCGTAGCAGAGCCCCAGGTACGACTCTCCTGCAGGGTTGCCTGCATAGAAGGAGTCGAAGAAGCGCTCGTTGCGGTGGCCGTTGATCCGCTCCCAGAAGGAGTGGATGTTCTGGCGGTGATCCGCGTAATTGGTCGTGAAGGTATAGTCAAGCGTACGTTTCATGGATTGCTGATATTCCCTGTTCCGGAATCGTCGATGCGGTAGCAGAACCGGTAGAGCTTGCGGTAAGTGCCGTACCCCACCAGGCTCTTGACGAAGTTCTTGGCCTTCTTGTTGATGATCATGGGGAGGAGCACCGACCGGTCTCCCGCCACGATCCGGCCGAAGGTGGCGAGGTCATAGGACCCCGAAACGTTGATCCTCCCCAGCACTGCCGGGGTTCCCCCCCTGTGCCGGATCACCGGCTCTGAGGTGCTTACGGAGCGGTAGCCGGCCTGAGCGGCCATCTCTATGACGCGGCGGTCGAAGACCCCCTGGGGCATGCTGATGTGGTTCACGGCACGGCCGATCCGGTCCTCAATGGCCTTTTTCGAATCCTCCAGCTCGGCCCGGATCTCCCCGTCGGTGAGAAGCCCCAGGGGGCGGTGACTGACCGTATGGGACTGGATCGAAATGCCGGCATCGGCCAACTCCCGAACCTGCTCCCACGTCATGTAGCCGGGTTGCCCCATGAAGCAGGAAACCACGAAGATGGTGGCGGTGAGCCCCAGTCCTGTGAGAATGGGCCAGGCAGCGCTGTGGTTGTTGTCCCACCCGTCGTCGAAGGTGATGACGACCCCGTTCCGCTCGCCGTTTCCAGTCAGGAGATCATCCAGGGAGAGGGACCGAAAACCGCCGGCAGTCAGTTGCTCCATCTGACTGCGGAACGCATCGGCCGTCACGCAGTAGGCTGGGTTGGTCTTTCGCACCGCCTTGTCCTGCTCGCTGGTGGCGGTTACCTCATGGTACATGAGGACCGGGGCTGTCATTGCCGGAATCGTGTCCATCGTCGCCCTACCCCAGATACTCGTTCAGGCTCGGCGGCGTGACGCCGAGGGGATCGTTGGCCAGGTAGCAGTGATGCCAGATGTCGAAGGTGAGCAGGAACAGGATCCGGTTCGCCTTCGAGTTGAGGAAGTTGGGCCAGCCGACCGCCCCCTGCTGGAACGACTCGTATTTCTCGAACAGGGTACGGAGATAATCGGTGCGGAAATACTCTCCCATGACTTCGGACCGGAGCAGCTTCTCGTAGATCCGTTTCCTCAGGGCCGGGTCGTTGAGGAAGATCATGACCGGCACGAATCCCCCCTGCTTGGGCTTGGACATGATTTCCGGGGGGAGGATCCCCTCCATGGCCTTGCGGTGCAGGAGCTTGCTCTTGAATCTCCCCCGGAGGTGGTCCACAAGCCCCCCGCCCCGTTTGACGGGCATGGGGAGAGACACCAGGAAGTCGGCCACATCGGCGTCCAGGAACGACTCACGGAGCACCAGGCCAAGCATGTCGGCCATGCGGCCGGACTTGACCATGACATTCTCGTTGACGTAGTGCCGCATGTCCTGCTCGATCTGGGTTTCCAGGTAAACCTGGGCAAAGGATTCCGGGCTGCCCGCGGGCTCGCCGAAGATACGCGGCACCCGGGCCAGGTTGCCGTTTCTGTAAAGTTGGCTCAGTTCGTGGCCGTCGTAACCGTAGAAGTACCAGTCGTTCAGATCTGCTGCCCGATTCCAGAAGAGCCGCAACTGGAAGCCGAGGTTGTCGCGATCATAGAACAGGGGACCCCGGAGCAAGCTTGAGACGGTGCGGGCCGGACCGATCATGCCGCTCTTGCGGAACAGGTAGTGGACGGCAGCAGGTCGGCCGCCGGCGAAACCGCCGGTGCCGTACATCTGGTCGGCCCCTTCGCCGCCGATGACCGCCTGGACGTGGCCGCTGGCCGATTTGAGCCCCATGTAGGTGAGGAAGAGGCCGAACTCGAAATAGGGCTCTTCCAGGTGCCACACCAGGGAAGGGAGATCGTCGATCTCGCGACCGGTGATGGTGTACTCATGGTGATCGGTGCCGAAGTGCTTTGCCACGATCCGGGCGAAGGGGCGCTCGTCGAAACGGGGGTCTTCAAAGCCGATGGCGAAGGTCTTGACCGGCGTACTGGAGCAGGAGGCAGCCAGGGCCGCGTTGGCGCTGGAATCGAGCCCGCCGCTCAACATGACGCCGGTGCTGCCGTCGCTCCCCATGCGCCTGGCGATTGCACCGCGCAGTAGATCACGGTAGGCGGGAATCGCTTCTTCCATGGTCATGCCTGGGCGGGTCACGGCATCAAACTGCCAGTAGGGGGCAACCTCCGCTTTGCCATCACGGAAAGTGAGCATGTGCCCCGGCGGCAGCTTGTTGATCCCTTTGAGGATCGACCAGGGAGAGGTGATGTAGGCGTATTTCAGGAACAGGTTGAGGCCTTCGTGGTCCAGTTCCCGCCTTACCCCCGGACAGGCCAGGAGGGTTTTGAGATGGGTGGCGAAGATAAGCCGTCCGTCGGCCACGGTCCAGTAGAGCTGGTGGGCGAGGCCGAAGCGGTCGTTCA contains the following coding sequences:
- a CDS encoding GNAT family N-acetyltransferase → MNRGCFDIAVITDREAFQAILDEWNQLADINGYYTPWFCWEWFDLCLRHGETRALHILMVRSGGSLVAVAPFTVRSERYKGVVPARILSSIGGNRSPLKGIVFGDADENMQREVTTLVLEYLRTTFKNWDILELEPVAGSNDGNSIETLIERQGLSFRSYISCANRYCDVADASFDGFFERLPQSTRKDINYCRRRLEKNGSLVFQIITDAASLDQCLDVYDAVRAKSWKAAEKDREFNRELMHVAAGKGWLRLGILSYDGTPIAVQKWIVANGRAYIYDVLYDEEYKKHSPGKILTSMMFQHAIDNERVAYVDYLRGDEPYKEEWTPSLRNRIGIEAYNKSVLGCTASILMKKILPLVKKNTDSTNAHK
- a CDS encoding asparagine synthetase B family protein, which encodes MSQGIFGIIDFRNAIADRDVLGNAMAAYLKMSGSGEFSVSTGLGHLIGMRRSAADSPSRQTRIEHDPDAGLAAVIHGEVNNYRELLSQHPPSGRPCCGDLDLVLRMYRRSGASFARSINGLFTIGILDEREKTFRLMNDRFGLAHQLYWTVADGRLIFATHLKTLLACPGVRRELDHEGLNLFLKYAYITSPWSILKGINKLPPGHMLTFRDGKAEVAPYWQFDAVTRPGMTMEEAIPAYRDLLRGAIARRMGSDGSTGVMLSGGLDSSANAALAASCSSTPVKTFAIGFEDPRFDERPFARIVAKHFGTDHHEYTITGREIDDLPSLVWHLEEPYFEFGLFLTYMGLKSASGHVQAVIGGEGADQMYGTGGFAGGRPAAVHYLFRKSGMIGPARTVSSLLRGPLFYDRDNLGFQLRLFWNRAADLNDWYFYGYDGHELSQLYRNGNLARVPRIFGEPAGSPESFAQVYLETQIEQDMRHYVNENVMVKSGRMADMLGLVLRESFLDADVADFLVSLPMPVKRGGGLVDHLRGRFKSKLLHRKAMEGILPPEIMSKPKQGGFVPVMIFLNDPALRKRIYEKLLRSEVMGEYFRTDYLRTLFEKYESFQQGAVGWPNFLNSKANRILFLLTFDIWHHCYLANDPLGVTPPSLNEYLG
- a CDS encoding acyl carrier protein encodes the protein MTIETQLITYFKDTLDADVTPGTPLIEQGIIDSMGVMELITFIQQTFDVEFDVDDMTVEKLGTVTAISSLITSKRGEA
- a CDS encoding acyl-CoA ligase (AMP-forming), exosortase A system-associated, producing MSLRPYLLGHLLEDTAARLPDKVAVKHHDRTITYAQLHEEALKMKGLIRGLGIKRGERVGIYLDKSIEQLTAMFGATLAGAVFVFINPILKKEQIEYIVNDCQIQLMITTSELFRKNHLAAPGKLIHVDEPEHDREGHPCWPKLKATLPADYTPVPGFSPDIACLIYTSGSTGMPKGVVVPHSTVVDGAEIVSTYLEITEKDRIISVLPFNFDYGLNQATTAVLHGATLVLHQFVMVKDLLDLLVKEEITGFAGMPPIWAKLFNDKIKLTYNSDFPHLRYLTNSGGKVPRIMVSRIREFFSNSRLFLMYGLTEAFRSTFLPPEELDRRPDSIGKGIPNVEILVVNAKGEECAPGEEGELVHRGALITHGYWNDPEKTKVIFRKNPRFHDQPHLHETVVYSGDIVKKDEDGFLYYVSRRDEMIKTSGYRVSPTEVEEVLIGLPGVSNVVVFGKEVESGDQIIVAVMETDHEEEHKKELLKECRKRLPTYMVPQEIHFEKAFRKTANGKIDRSGIKKEWLAAGKN
- a CDS encoding pyridoxal-dependent decarboxylase, exosortase A system-associated; translated protein: MILTEQNGKTCLRNICFEELAARYGTPFYLYDLDKVKEKCAAVRKAFGDSLELLYAVKANPNRELLAAMRGEVDGLDIASAGELERALETGYDAGCISFAGPGKTRDELRRSLEAGVGCISVESLRELNDLRDLVRAGSHRAYILVRVNPQLLIRDFAVKMGGKASQFGIDEEELPSALDFIKANADAFDFKGIHIYAGTQCLNEEALAQNLANTLAIAARITTDYGMECRVINIGGGLGVSYYEEHPGLDLDKLALLFRAEFDRYREATGTKPRILLELGRFLVAEAGIYVTRVVSEKLSRGEQFYVLDGGMNHHLSASGNLGMTIRKNYLVRNLSRPGAERIICTLVGPLCTPLDLMGKGVTVEVPEVGDLVGFLNSGSYGYSASPLLFLGHGEPCELLVEGKDVRPCRLMGEMGSR
- a CDS encoding polysaccharide deacetylase family protein, with protein sequence MTAPVLMYHEVTATSEQDKAVRKTNPAYCVTADAFRSQMEQLTAGGFRSLSLDDLLTGNGERNGVVITFDDGWDNNHSAAWPILTGLGLTATIFVVSCFMGQPGYMTWEQVRELADAGISIQSHTVSHRPLGLLTDGEIRAELEDSKKAIEDRIGRAVNHISMPQGVFDRRVIEMAAQAGYRSVSTSEPVIRHRGGTPAVLGRINVSGSYDLATFGRIVAGDRSVLLPMIINKKAKNFVKSLVGYGTYRKLYRFCYRIDDSGTGNISNP
- a CDS encoding GNAT family N-acetyltransferase encodes the protein MKRTLDYTFTTNYADHRQNIHSFWERINGHRNERFFDSFYAGNPAGESYLGLCYDGERLVGQENYIPQDVACAGTLYRSAMGVNTLVDPDYRLFHGVFGKLCRLTTDELEQKVDLLFAYANEESKKYYLKYFNWKITAKVGVYKKITNASGLNAESVLSFVKPGRRHADLSLNLVSRFSPEQLDPVLERYRRASKHAYFHKTAAFLNWKFLGNLHYQTTGYQIMAGDRVCGYCVTYDTGSERKILDIIVEGDDPELFRKAISHLARLASEQGIQRLVIYATPDAWYEPLLRKMVFLKRWDIDFLTHAFTDNLPDKGWVVHCGDFDMF